TCTTAAGGTGAGCTGATTTACGGGTCCGCCGCGGTCGGCTGGTACTCGCTGGCTGGCTGTAATTTTTGTAGAGAACCGGCCACTGGCCGAGCGCTGTCCGAGTGGACGGCGTAGGTAGAGGAATATCAGAATGTCCAAGAAAATCATCGCCGCAGCTGCCCTCGCAGCTGCAGCTCTTCCAGCATCCGCTCAAGGTTTCTACGCCGATGCCGGCTACACCTTCGTCAATATAGACTACGACGTCGCGGGTCAGTCCGGTGAGATCGACCTCGGCGCTGTCGGCGGGCACGTGGGCTATGACTTCAACGAGTGGTTTGCGCTTGAGGGCGAAGCCGCTGTTGGCGTCAGCGACGAGGAAGCTAGCATTGCAGGCGTTAATGCGAAGCTTGAGCTCAATTACATCGTTGGCGCATTTGCGCGCGCCAACCTGCCCATCAACGAACAATTCCGCCTTTATGGCCGCGTTGGTGCCGTGAATGCCGAAGTCGAAGGGTCTGCAACGGGCGGCGGCTTCAATTTCGCCGAGAGCAGCAGCGATAGCGGCGTCGGCTATGGCGCAGGCGCAGAGCTGATGGTCAGCTCGCAGTTCGGCGTCCGCGGCGATTATACCCGCTACGATATCGAGGATATCGAAGCCGACGCGTTTACCGTCGCAGCAGTCTTCAAGTTCTAGGCTGAGCAGAGCTTAGACCTGAACACAGAAAGGCCCGGCTGGGATCGTTCAGCCGGGCCTTTTTTCTCGCTTCGACGCCTTCACTACTTGCGCAGGATCACCCAGACGGCGTGGATGATGCCCGGCACATAGCCAAGCAGCGTCAGCAGGATGTTCAGCCAGAAGTGCAGGCCAAGACCCACCTGCAGGAACACGCCCAGCGGCGGGATCAGGATGGCCAGAAGAATACGGATTACGTCCATGATGGGGTCCCTCGTCTAAAAACAGACAAACGCCAGCTCAGGCATCTCGTTCCGGTGTGATGAATTTGCCCCCTTCGACCCGCATTCGCGGGCCACTTCCCCCGCATGCGGGGGAAGAAGGACCACCATCGGCGTCACGCCATCCTCCCCCGTGGACGGGGGAGGTGCCCGGCAGGGCGGAGGGGGCGAACCACCAGACTACTCGTCCCGCTCGGCCCACTCCTTCATGATGTGGTGCGCTACGGCAAAGGGCGGGGGCGCGAACATCTCGTCATGCTTGCCGGCCAGCACGCGGCGGATTTCCTCGCGCGAGAACCAGCGCGCGGTCTCCAGCTCATTCTTGTCGACGGAGATCTCGTCGCTCTCGGCGGGCAGGATCAGCCCGATCATCAGGGACGACGGAAACGGCCAGGGTTGGCAGAACAGGTATTCGGTCTTGGCGGGGTCGCAGTGGATGCCCGCTTCCTCATGCACCTCGCGCGCGGCGCCCTGTTCCAGCGTCTCGCCCGGCTCGATAAAGCCCGCCAGACAGCTCCACATGCCCTTCGGCCACATCTTCTGACGGCCCAGCAGGCACTTGTCGCCCTTCACTGCCAGCATGATGGCGACCGGGTCGGTGCGCGGGAAATGCTCGGCCGTACACTCGGTACAGGCCCGCTTCCAGCCTGCCTCGGCGCGCGCGCTCTCTGCCCCGCAGCGTGAGCAGAATCGGTGCGAGCGATGCCACTCAAACAGGGACCGCGCCGTAGAGGCGAGGTTGGCTTCCATCTCGCTCATCAGGCCCATGGCCTGGCGAAAATCAGTAAACTCCCCCGTCCCGGCGATCAGCGAGGCTTCGACATCAAAGTCCCCCGGCATCTCCACCGCGAAGACAGGCGTGCCATTCTTGTCGAGGCCCAGAAACAGCGGCTCAGACCCGGGCGCGAGCTTCGCCGCCTCCGGCCCCAGCCAGACAAGCCCGCCATCCTTCGCCAGCAGCGGCAGGCCCCCCTGCATCAACAGGACAAGCACATCATCGCGCGCATAGGCAGAGGCCAGCCAGTCAGCATCGGTGCGGTGATGGCCGGCGCGGTCAATCGGGCGAGCGCCCAGCGGGATGAAATCGGAATTGGTCGTATTAGCCATGCCGATATCCCTATCAGCATCCGCCCCCTTGTCACCCCGCTTTCAAAACGCGATATGGGGGTCAGGAGGCTGGCGGTGGACGAAGTCCTCGCCAACCGGGTCAGGTCGGGAACGAAGCAGCCCTAACGAGTTTCGCTTCGGGTCACTGTCCAGTCTCCGCTTTTATTCACCCAAACCCTTAAGCAGCGAAACCGTGCCTGCGGCGATGCCAGTCCAGAAACGCTGGGTGTGGCTGGTGTGCGCGGCGCTTTGGTCGAATAAGACGCCCCGACGGATTGATAATTCGCTCGATGCTTGATGCGTCATTGACCTTTCGAGAGATCAGAATTTCGTCATTATCAGCAACGCTGATCAGCCCTTTATCGAACATCCAGTGGACAGTTCCAGAGAGCGCCAGGCCATTGTTGACGATGTCTCGCCCGTCGTTCTCTACTGGTATGATATGAGCGGCTTCGACTTCCGCGCGCCCGCCACCGTTCACGAAGTCCCAGCCGGTAATGGCACATTTCTTTTCGTAAGCCATCAAGACTGCCAGCCTGAACCGTCGATCGCGAACGCGCTTGTTTGTGAGTGATGCAATCGTCTGACGATCATGGTCAAAAAGAAATGGAGTGGGCGCGTCGGCAAAGCCGGGGCGCTCATCTTCGGAAACATCCTCATAGCGGGGAAGCTCAATCGCTTCGCGCTTCACGGCTTGGGCAATGATTTTATCGAATGTCTCATCCGAGATATGACGCACCGCCTGAAGAGCGACGCCCGTGTTCACGCGTCCGGCTTTTCCAGCCAGGCGCGGTTCCAGAAACTCACCATCGACAATGCGCGGCACGCCAATAGCAAAGTCCTGAACAGTGGGCCGTTCAAGGCTGACATAAAAATGGTCGGCGATATTCGGGTCTGGCTGAATGTCTACCAGTCGGGCCGTGCCGCGATAAGTGCCACGTTCTTCTGGTGCGACGCCCGGATCTTTTACCGGGGTAAAGAAGACGACCCAATCGCCGAGGGCTTCCTGCACGCGTTGCAGATATCGGCGCGGAAAATGGTAATACTTACCGATTTGATCGTCGTACTTGGACGCAGTGCCCTGCACGAAAACAGCCTTAACCACAGTGCTTCCTTAATCGCTTCACCAATTGCACATTGAGGTGTTCGTGCCGGGCCAGCAAGTTTCTAGTGCTGGCCGAATGGCGGACCCCGCCATTCGGCCATAGCCAGCAAGGACAGGCCGGTTTCAGGCGGTCAAGGCTGCCGCAGGCACGGCTGCAAGCCGCCCGGCCTTGAGCGCCTGAAACAGGGCGGTCATACGGCTCACGTCTCAAAAATCGTCATCCCGGACGCCGTAGGCGATCCGGGACCCAGTGTCTCAAAGTGCTCTGGGTCCCGGATATTTGCTGGCGCAAATTCCGGGATGACGTTCAAGAGCTGGAGTTATTCCCTCCCCCGCATTCTGGAGAAGGGAGAAACGCCCCCTACTGCGCCGCCGCGACCGGATCGATCTTGTAGAGCCGGCACAGCGGATGCTCAGCGCCGTCATAGAAATAGGCCGAGCCTTCCCAGCCCTGCTGCAGCGGCGCGGCGCAGACCGGGTGATCCAGAAAGCTCGCATCACCTTCGCTGCCACCAGCCGCTTCCCAGTCCGCGACGAGGCCCGGAAACGCCAGGCCGAAATCCGCCCACGCGGCCCAGTAGGCGCCTGACTTGAAAACCACCGGGTCTACCTCAGTGCCATAGGAGGCATAGAGCCGGGCGAGGTCGTCGGCGTGGGCGTCGCAATCTGGCAGGCCCGGCGCGGTGAAATCGGCGGCCGCCGCCCACGTTTCGAAACAGGTCTCCGCCGGTTTGTAGTCGGCGTTCTGCTGCCAGCCGAGCATCGCAAAGGTCTGCTGGGCGCCGAGCTGTTCGATGAGGTCGCGTGCCGCCCTGTCCGCCGCATTCTGGTCGGCCACGGCGGGGGAGGCGGCGCAGGCGGTGAGGCAGAGGGTTGCGATCAGGGTGAGGGGCAGGGGGTGGGGCATGTGTTTCTTCTAAAGCGCTCCGCTCACCGCCCTCGTCCTTCGACAAGCTCAGGATGAGGGCGTTTATCATTGGTAACGGCATTCCCCTCTCCCTTGGGAGAGGGGCTAGGGGTGAGGGGGCGCTACGTTTGGGCAAAGTGGTTCCCCGGCAGTGATGTCATCATCTCGCATCACTGACACGTACGTGACTGGCCGAACACGCAGGCCCCCTCATCCCCGGCCCTTCTCCCCAAGGAGAAGGGAGCAACACCCATCAACAATAAGGATTACTCGCCGGGCATGGCGCCGAATAAGCCGTCCCGATGGAGTTCACTGCCCGCAGATACTGGTTGAAGTCCCGCATGCTGCCGGTGGAGCTCTGGCTGCTTGATGCGCTTGAGTAGGATGAGCCGGAATACCCGCTCGACGTCCCGCTATTCGCCGCATAGGCCTCTGCCCCGGCCGCCAGCCCGCCCACCACGGCGGTCAGCGTATTGCCGAGGAAATTGCCAAAGCCGGAACTGGAGCGTTCGCGCGGCACAGGCGGCAGCGAGGCATTGAACATCGGCATCCAGACATCGCAGGCAAACTGGTTGCCGCCATTCATGCAGCCTCGCGCGCCATATTTCATGATCCGCTCGCGGCTGTTCAGCCCGAAATAGGGGTAATAGTTGAAGAAGACGACACCCGCGCAGGCTGCATAGTCCTGCTGGTGGTCACAAGCGGCGGCATAGTTGTTTTCGGCCCGGCGGAACTGCAGCGGCGTGAACTTCTCCGGCGCAATCTGGCTGCCCTCGGCCACTGCATGGGCAAAGTTCACGCAGGCCTTGTGGACATTAGCGAGACAGGCCCGCTCCAGTGACATGGCGGCGCGCTCATAATTGCGCGGCACACCGTCCGCGCCGAGGAGGTCATAGCGGCCCGCCAGCTCACACGAATAGGCGTCATTCATCTCCCAGCAGAGCCGGTCTGCAAGATAGCGCGCCTTCTGGTGGCGGCCCTGACGCATCAGCGTAGTCGCAAACTCAATGTCGAGCGGGGGCAGGGAGGCAATGGCGCTCGCCGCCATCGGATGGCCCATCGATTGGGCCTTCTCATACCATTCGCGGGCAGAGAGGAGGTCGCCTTCCGGGTTGAGGCCGAGCTCATCGAACTTGCCCATGGTGAGGAAGGCGTTCGGATGCCCAAGGTCTGCAGCAAGCCGCAGCAGCCTGTGGCCATCCTCGAAATTCACCGGCACGCCCTCGCCATTGAAAGCCATCTGCGCGGCGACATAGGCGGCTGTCTCATTGCCCGCGCGCGCCGACATGACGTAGGTCTCGAACGCCTTCTGGGGGTCTGCGGGATGGCCCGGCCAGCCTTCGCGGTAAAGCGCGGCGAGGTTGTAGAGCGCCGGCGGGAAATTCTGCGCCGCCGCCACCTGCCAGAGCGCGACCGCCTTGTCATAGTCGGGTGTGACGGCTTTGCCCTGGCGATAATAGACGCCGAGATTGGTGTGCGCCTCGAGGCTCCCATAGGGGATGAGGCTCTCCCAGATCTGGCGCGCTTCTTCATATTGCCCGCTGGCATAGAGCGTCTTGGCGCGCTCATTCTGGAGGTAGGTGACGCTGCCGGGCTCTGCCCACGGCGCTTCGGGCACTGGCGTGATCACCAAATTCTGGGCATGCGCCGCCCCGAAGAATGAGGCGGCCAGAAGCGCTGCCTGAAGCCATTTGAGCATGAAGAGGCCTCCCACCACAAAAGCCTTGGAAAATTGTCCCGCCTGATTTTTCACCCCGTCGGGGCGAAAGTCCAGCGTCTGCACCAGCTTCCCTCAAAACACCGTGGCTGCACCGCCAGTACACCGGCAGATACACCGCCCTTGCACCGAATTTGTCCGCCCCTCTGGCGGCCCGACTATGGTCGCCTCCATGGTCAAGCGCTCCTTCATCCTCAGCACGCTTGCGGTCCTGGAAGTCTGGCTCTGGCCGGTCTTCTTCTGGGACCTTTACCGGCTTGAGGCCTATCTGAAGGCGCGCCGCGCCGAAGGCGGCTCCGGCCTTGTCGGTTATGCGGTCGCCCGCAATGGGCGGATCTATATCACGCTCGATGTCCGCGAGGACGCAAAGGACCCATGCGACTGGACGGCC
This genomic interval from Thalassovita mediterranea contains the following:
- the nudC gene encoding NAD(+) diphosphatase, with the protein product MANTTNSDFIPLGARPIDRAGHHRTDADWLASAYARDDVLVLLMQGGLPLLAKDGGLVWLGPEAAKLAPGSEPLFLGLDKNGTPVFAVEMPGDFDVEASLIAGTGEFTDFRQAMGLMSEMEANLASTARSLFEWHRSHRFCSRCGAESARAEAGWKRACTECTAEHFPRTDPVAIMLAVKGDKCLLGRQKMWPKGMWSCLAGFIEPGETLEQGAAREVHEEAGIHCDPAKTEYLFCQPWPFPSSLMIGLILPAESDEISVDKNELETARWFSREEIRRVLAGKHDEMFAPPPFAVAHHIMKEWAERDE
- a CDS encoding porin family protein, which gives rise to MSKKIIAAAALAAAALPASAQGFYADAGYTFVNIDYDVAGQSGEIDLGAVGGHVGYDFNEWFALEGEAAVGVSDEEASIAGVNAKLELNYIVGAFARANLPINEQFRLYGRVGAVNAEVEGSATGGGFNFAESSSDSGVGYGAGAELMVSSQFGVRGDYTRYDIEDIEADAFTVAAVFKF
- a CDS encoding YqaE/Pmp3 family membrane protein; the protein is MDVIRILLAILIPPLGVFLQVGLGLHFWLNILLTLLGYVPGIIHAVWVILRK
- a CDS encoding SEL1-like repeat protein; its protein translation is MLKWLQAALLAASFFGAAHAQNLVITPVPEAPWAEPGSVTYLQNERAKTLYASGQYEEARQIWESLIPYGSLEAHTNLGVYYRQGKAVTPDYDKAVALWQVAAAQNFPPALYNLAALYREGWPGHPADPQKAFETYVMSARAGNETAAYVAAQMAFNGEGVPVNFEDGHRLLRLAADLGHPNAFLTMGKFDELGLNPEGDLLSAREWYEKAQSMGHPMAASAIASLPPLDIEFATTLMRQGRHQKARYLADRLCWEMNDAYSCELAGRYDLLGADGVPRNYERAAMSLERACLANVHKACVNFAHAVAEGSQIAPEKFTPLQFRRAENNYAAACDHQQDYAACAGVVFFNYYPYFGLNSRERIMKYGARGCMNGGNQFACDVWMPMFNASLPPVPRERSSSGFGNFLGNTLTAVVGGLAAGAEAYAANSGTSSGYSGSSYSSASSSQSSTGSMRDFNQYLRAVNSIGTAYSAPCPASNPYC
- a CDS encoding HNH endonuclease, which produces MVKAVFVQGTASKYDDQIGKYYHFPRRYLQRVQEALGDWVVFFTPVKDPGVAPEERGTYRGTARLVDIQPDPNIADHFYVSLERPTVQDFAIGVPRIVDGEFLEPRLAGKAGRVNTGVALQAVRHISDETFDKIIAQAVKREAIELPRYEDVSEDERPGFADAPTPFLFDHDRQTIASLTNKRVRDRRFRLAVLMAYEKKCAITGWDFVNGGGRAEVEAAHIIPVENDGRDIVNNGLALSGTVHWMFDKGLISVADNDEILISRKVNDASSIERIINPSGRLIRPKRRAHQPHPAFLDWHRRRHGFAA